In Lotus japonicus ecotype B-129 chromosome 5, LjGifu_v1.2, one genomic interval encodes:
- the LOC130719167 gene encoding uncharacterized protein LOC130719167, which produces MGRRWVTWNVRRLGKSTKREVTKLILNRSRLELVMIQESKLGLEREETVNRWARSLNMEYEFVPSEGASGGIITLWKGSGLNLWRVEKHPRFLVTVFQILPEDACCLVINVYEPNNERDKGSFFTDLGVVLDAHVGAYIIRGDFNATLNDGERKETGSNLEGDANFKQFVENHTLVDLPMVGGEYTWHSTRNGGLWSKIDRWVMNDNMIQLLNVVSQRLEAWDTSDHRAVTLSWGTRDFGSKLFRFYNHWLAEEDFTKMVEEWWGVKNCGRMVWLHNPAKTKRSTGKDSKLEQE; this is translated from the coding sequence ATGGGAAGGAGATGGGTCACTTGGAATGTTCGCCGCTTAGGCAAATCTACCAAAAGGGAAGTGACCAAACTTATACTGAACCGATCGCGTCTAGAGCTGGTCATGATTCAGGAGTCCAAATTGGGGTTAGAAAGGGAAGAAACTGTAAATAGGTGGGCAAGATCCTTGAATATGGAGTATGAATTCGTTCCTTCTGAGGGAGCTTCTGGGGGTATCATAACACTGTGGAAAGGATCTGGGCTCAACCTATGGAGGGTGGAAAAACACCCTCGCTTCCTGGTAACTGTGTTCCAAATTCTTCCTGAAGATGCTTGTTGTCTTGTGATAAATGTTTACGAGCCCAACAATGAGAGAGATAAAGGAAGCTTCTTTACCGATTTGGGGGTAGTATTGGATGCGCATGTTGGAGCCTACATCATTAGAGGGGATTTCAACGCCACATTAAATGATGGGGAAAGGAAGGAAACAGGCTCTAACCTAGAAGGTGATGCGAATTTCAAACAGTTCGTGGAGAACCACACCCTTGTTGACTTACCCATGGTAGGAGGTGAATATACTTGGCATAGTACTAGAAATGGAGGGCTATGGAGCAAGATTGACAGGTGGGTAATGAATGATAATATGATCCAGCTTCTAAATGTTGTTTCTCAGAGATTGGAGGCGTGGGATACTTCAGATCACCGGGCAGTCACATTATCCTGGGGAACAAGGGACTTTGGATCCAAACTATTCCGGTTTTACAACCACTGGCTGGCAGAGGAGGACTTCACAAAAATGGTGGAGGAGTGGTGGGGGGTCAAAAATTGTGGAAGGATGGTCTGGcttcataatcctgcaaaaacTAAAAGGTCTACGGGAAAAGATTCGAAGCTGGAACAAGAATAG
- the LOC130717139 gene encoding GDSL esterase/lipase At5g03610-like isoform X2 produces the protein MMEYSHKQLFSPFSLSLALFVLLLSGKMGIQAEARVHRHHHYEKLFIFGDSYVDTGNSRKDISNSWKVPYGMTFPQKPAGRWSDGRVLTDYVAQFLGLKSPLPYEFRKEAPPQYLKYGMNFAYGGSGVFKTLAPYPNMTTQINFLEQLIEEKVFTLSDLSKSVALVSVAGNDYRYYLANNGTAEGIPSFIASVVNQTIINLIRLQKLGVKKIVVDALQPLGCLPEVTVANSFQHCNSTANNLAVFSNNLLNQSVTKLNQEAKDHSTFVILDLYKSFLSVLNNPPASNTTNLLKLCCAGVSSEYFCSNVDENNVKKYVVCENVQAAFFWDTFHPTQAGWKAVYNNLQTNDLRRLKY, from the exons ATGATGGAGTACTCACACAAGCAACTGTTCTCTCCATTCAGTCTTTCCCTTGCATTATTTGTACTTCTTCTCTCAG GGAAAATGGGGATCCAAGCTGAGGCTCGCGTGCACCGCCATCATCACTACGAAAAATTGTTCATTTTTGGGGACTCTTATGTTGACACCGGCAACTCGAGAAAAGATATTTCTAATTCCTGGAAAGTCCCTTATGGCATGACTTTTCCCCAAAAACCTGCCGGACGATGGTCCGACGGTCGAGTTCTAACTGATTACGTCG CCCAGTTTTTGGGACTGAAATCGCCACTCCCCTACGAGTTCAGGAAAGAGGCGCCACCTCAGTATTTGAAGTATGGGATGAACTTTGCCTATGGTGGTTCAGGAGTGTTTAAAACATTAGCTCCATACCCAAATATGACTACCCAGATCAATTTCTTAGAGCAACTCATTGAAGAAAAAGTGTTTACTCTCTCAGATCTCAGCAAATCTGTGGCCCTAGTCTCTGTTGCTGGAAATGACTACAGATATTACTTGGCTAATAATGGCACTGCCGag GGTATTCCTTCCTTCATAGCCTCAGTGGTTAATCAAACCATCATCAATTTAATTCGCCTCCAAAAGTTAGGAGTGAAGAAAATTGTCGTGGATGCTCTTCAACCCCTTGGCTGCCTTCCCGAAGTAACTGTTGCAAACTCATTCCAGCATTGCAATAGCACTGCCAACAACCTCGCCGTTTTCAGCAACAACTTGTTGAACCAATCTGTGACCAAGTTGAATCAAGAAGCCAAGGACCACTCCACCTTTGTAATTCTTGATCTTTACAAGAGTTTCTTGTCAGTGCTTAACAACCCACCAGCTAGCAATACTACAAATCTGTTAAAGCTATGTTGTGCCGGAGTGAGCAGTGAATATTTTTGCTCGAATGTGGATGAGAACAACGTGAAGAAATATGTGGTTTGTGAAAATGTTCAAGCGGCTTTCTTTTGGGATACATTTCACCCAACACAAGCAGGTTGGAAGGCGGTGTATAACAATCTACAAACAAATGATCTTCGTCGACTTAAATACTAG
- the LOC130721329 gene encoding GDSL esterase/lipase At5g03610-like, with amino-acid sequence MMAKHNKLFSLLSLSLVLSVLLSGQMGEQAEARLQHHHSKNLFVFGDSYVDTGNTRKDAPGSWKEPYGITFPGEPTGRFSDGRVLTDYVAKYLGQKSPLPYKFRNEAPHHYLKHGMNFAYGGTGVFNTSSSNPNMTVQINFLEQLIEEKVYTPSDLSNSIAQVAVSGNDYNFYLATNGSLQGFPSFISSVVNQTITNLIRIKNLGVKKIIVDGLQPLGCLPLITVANSFQQCNSTFNQLVLLHNNLLNQSVTKLNQEAEDHSTFVILNLYDSFLSVLNETSNGNTSDQLKQCCIGVSSQYSCGSVDENNVKKYTVCENPKSAFFWDTFHPTQAGWNAVFNKLKKDDLRQLKY; translated from the exons ATGATGGCCAAACACAACAAACTGTTTTCTCTCTTGAGTCTTTCCCTTGTATTATCTGTACTTCTCTCAg GACAAATGGGGGAGCAAGCTGAAGCTCGCCTGCAGCATCATCACTCCAAAAATTTGTTCGTGTTCGGGGACTCCTATGTTGACACCGGCAACACGAGAAAAGATGCACCTGGTTCATGGAAAGAGCCTTATGGCATAACTTTTCCTGGAGAACCTACCGGAAGATTCTCGGATGGTCGAGTTCTAACTGACTACGTTG CGAAGTATTTGGGACAGAAATCGCCACTCCCTTACAAATTCCGGAATGAGGCGCCACATCATTATTTGAAGCATGGGATGAACTTTGCCTATGGTGGTACAGGAGTATTTAACACATCCTCATCAAACCCAAATATGACTGTCCAGATCAATTTCTTAGAGCAGCTCATTGAAGAAAAAGTGTATACTCCCTCCGATCTCAGCAACTCTATAGCTCAAGTAGCTGTCTCAGGAAATGACTACAATTTTTACTTGGCCACAAATGGCTCCCTCCag GGTTTCCCATCTTTCATCTCCTCAGTGGTTAATCAAACCATCACTAATTTGATTCGCATAAAAAACTTAGGagtgaaaaaaattattgtggATGGTCTACAACCCCTTGGTTGCCTTCCTCTAATTACTGTCGCAAACTCATTCCAGCAATGCAATAGCACCTTCAACCAACTCGTTCTTCTCCACAACAACTTGTTGAACCAATCTGTGACCAAATTGAACCAAGAAGCCGAGGACCACTCCACCTTCGTAATTCTCAACCTTTATGACAGTTTCTTATCAGTGCTTAATGAAACATCAAATGGTAACACTTCTGATCAGTTAAAGCAATGTTGCATTGGGGTAAGTAGCCAGTATTCCTGCGGGAGCGTGGACGAGAACAACGTGAAGAAATATACAGTTTGTGAAAATCCTAAATCAGCTTTCTTTTGGGATACGTTTCACCCAACACAAGCAGGTTGGAATGCTGTGTTTAACAAGTTGAAAAAGGATGATCTTCGTCAACTTAAATACTAG